In Haemophilus parainfluenzae, the sequence CCATCGAACCATACACGCCCATTGACCAAATCGCCGCTGGCACATGCACATACATAATTCGGAAACTATTGCCTTGTTGATAATCAGCCGGAGCATAAGCTAAGCCCCACACAATACCAACAGCCAATAATAAAACCGCAATCGCACCAAAAAATGGGCTTAATTTACCACATAAATGATATTGGGTTTCATGTTTTGCGTAAGGATGTAACCACTTCCACATAAAAGATCCTTAATTCCAAAAAATAAAAAACAGTTAAAAATCTGACCGCACTTTCACCGCAATAGTGATTAATTATCTAAACTAATTCGTAGTGCCGCGGCAATCGCAAAAGGCGATAAGGTTATCGCGCCAGCTAAAATTGCACCTAAAATAGCAAGCTGTCCACCATAAGGGAGATTTAACGCGGCGGCATCTAAAATTGCTGAGGCAAAAATTAAAACCGGAATAAATAATGGTACCACAAGTAAACTCAGCAATACGCCACCTTTACGCAATCCTACCGTCAATGCCACGCCAATTGCGCCAATGCAGCTTAAAATCGGTGTACCCACTAAGAGTGTAAGCACCAATGCCCACCAAATATTCACTTCTAATGAGAGCAATAAAGCGGCAATAGGAGAAAGTAGAATCAACGGCAACCCCGTTAACAACCAGTGTGCAACGACTTTTGCAAGTGCCGTTAATGCTAAAGGTTGAGCCGTAAGCATCAATTGTTCTAAAGAACCATCAATAAAGTCATCTCGGAATAAGCGCTCAAAAGACAGCAACGCAGAAAGCAATGCAGCCACCCAAGCAACTCCAGGTGCGATGCGAGAAAGTAATTTAGGATCCGGCCCGATGACTAATGGAAATAGCGTGATGACGATCAAAAAGAACCAAAGCGGATTTAAAATTTCCGCTTGCTTACGGGTCGCAATCTTCAGCTCTCGCTTTATAATCTGTAAAAATATCATAAAAATCTAAGGGTTATATTTATAATCAGCAAGATTGATTTTCTTCAATAGGCTACTTGGTACTTCTTGATGGCTCGTTAAAATCACCATTCCGCCTTTTTTAGCATGATTTTCAAAAAGTG encodes:
- the ccmB gene encoding heme exporter protein CcmB, with the protein product MIFLQIIKRELKIATRKQAEILNPLWFFLIVITLFPLVIGPDPKLLSRIAPGVAWVAALLSALLSFERLFRDDFIDGSLEQLMLTAQPLALTALAKVVAHWLLTGLPLILLSPIAALLLSLEVNIWWALVLTLLVGTPILSCIGAIGVALTVGLRKGGVLLSLLVVPLFIPVLIFASAILDAAALNLPYGGQLAILGAILAGAITLSPFAIAAALRISLDN